The Thermoplasmata archaeon genomic interval CACAAACCCCTTCCAAGCCTTGCCGCCGGGTCCTTCGCCGGTTTCCATGGTTCCAGACTCCCTCCGCCGTCATGGTCCAACGCCGTTACAATGGTTTTCCCCAGGAACCACCTCCTCCCGTCTCGGCCTGTGCCAAGTCGACCGGCGCAGAGCTCATTGCGATGAAGAGTCGCTGCTCCCGCGAAGGACGCCTCCGGCCCCCCACCTCCTCGTCTCACGAGGCCGCGACGAGGCTCCGCGAGTCAGCATCCGGTCAGGGAGCGGAACGCAATATGGGCGCGAAGCTCGGAGCTGGGCCTGCCGCACGCGACCGCCCAGGACGCCGCGCTAGCCCGCGTCCTCGACTCGCTTCAAGACTCGAAGCGCCGTGAGCGTAATCCATTTGCTCGGCTCTCCGGGCGCTTCCAGTGTGAACCGCTTGTACTTCTTCGTAAGGGAGGTGGATCCTGCGCCCGGTTCCACGTCCGGGTGCACCGCGTCCAGCACCCACGTTCCGTCCGGCCGGCGCTTCTCGCTGAGGATCTTGAGAGCGGGCCCGAGCCGTCGGTCGTCCGCGAATCCGAGCCGGGTGATCACGTCGAGCCCGACGAGAATGTCGTAGAGAATGTCGTAGAAGTAGTGATTCGGATAGTGGAACCGGAACCAAGGGGCGTACCTTCGTCCCTCGTGGAACAGCCTCCGTTCCAGGTAGAACTCGGCGCCTCGCGAGATCGATCGCTCGATTGTCCCGGGTCGCTTCGAGCTGGGCAGGGCGGCGTAGGCTGCGAGAGGCTCCCAGGCGTCCAGCGTCCCGGGCGTGCCCTGGGAGCAGTTCCAGCCCCCGTCCTCCCTCTGGTCCTCGAGCATCCAGTCGTAGAGCTTCCGGACCCGGCGATCGTCGCCGTACCCGAAGCGCGTGAGCATGCGCGCGACGTTCCCGACGATGCAGACCTCCTCCGTGAAGAGGTTCACCTCCGAGCTCAGGTGCAGCTTGTACTCGAAGATCCGGTCGGCGAACCTTCGGACCCGCGGCTCGGTCGCCGTGAGGCCGAGGTCGGAGAGGACGATCCCCTTCCAAATCGACGAGTCGTACAGGGGGAAGCGCAGGAAGTTGACCCACTCCCGGACGGTCCTGGGCTCATGGGCCTCCCAGTACCCCTTCGGCTTCTGGGCTCTCAGAAGGTCATGCGCCCAACCCGCTCGAGCGATCTTCGATAACCCTGCTTTCACCTCCGGGTCGTCTGCCTTCCGCCCCAGCAGGTCAACCAAGGTGAGGTAGCGAACGGACGGCTGGTCTTCCTCGAGCAACCAGTGGAAGACGTTCGCTTCCAGGGGGTCGCGATGTGAACTGCCCTCCAACCGCATGGTTGTGAACCCTCGCGGTCCCCAGGGTTCGTGACTATTTGAACCGTGAGTCTCCCGCACGATGCCGCGGGCGATGGAAACCCATCCTGACCGCCTCCGGCCAGGCGATGCGATTGCCGAGAAGACCACCTTCGCATTCGCAGAGGCGGCTCAGGACGTGCGAGGCCGGGGCGGGTGCGCCGCGGGAGGGCAACGCCCCGGTCGGGATTCGAACCCGAGCACCCGGCTCGACAGGCCGGGATCATAGACCGCTAGACCACCGGGGCAGCGGGCGACGCCAACTGAAGGGGCCTAATTAGCTTTTGTCTCCGAGCCCAGGACCGCACCGCCCGCGGCGCAGGCATGCCGGAGGCTGAGTCGCACCGATACCTATCAATCCTCGGTGTCCGATGGACCCAACCGGGATGCCGGCGAACGCCTGGCGTTGTGGAGAGTGCGGGGCGGTCCTCCCCGACACCGAGGATACGGAGGCCCACTTCCGGAGTCACCCGGTCCCCTCCGCGGCCGTGCTCGCCCCGCGGTGCACGCACGCTCCTCTCGTCGTCGACGTGACTCCGGAGCGCGTCTACCTGTGGATGAGCGCGGAGGCGCCCGGCGGCTGGAGCCTCAGCCTCCACCACGGCTGGCCTCGGTGGCACGCGCCTTCCGTGATCCGGGAGATCGTGGAACGAGAGAACGGTGCGAGCCTCGCCACGCCGGGATGGTACTATCCCCACACGCGCGCGAGCGCCGAGGCCCTGGACGGGCTCTACCACGAGATCGCCCGGTCCCACGTCGCGGCACGAGCGCGCACACGCGTCTCGGCGCCTCGGATGCCCGCCCCGGTCAAGTCCGCGCTCTGGACCGATGCCCGCCGAGCCCGGAGGACCCGCCTCACGGGATCCCTCGAACTCACCGTGGGGATCGTCGTCGCGGTTTCGGGTGGGACACTCATGTACGCCTGCACGGCCTACGACCAGTTCGGCGGCTGCGCGGAGCACGGATTCGGGCTTCCCGGGTTCTTCGTCCTCGTCGCGGGGCTGGTCGCCGTGCTCTTGGGCCTGAGCTCGCTGATGGCCGCGACGCGGAAGGGGATTTCCGAGATGCCGGAGGGCTGGACGCCTAAGGCTGCTTCCGAGGACGCGAAGGCGTACGTCGGCGTCGAGCGCACCGCAGCGTGGCTGTGGGGGGGAATCCTCTTGGCGATCCTAGTCGCCGCCGAAGCGATCCCGATCTACGGCGTCGTCGGCCTGACCACCGCGGGACAGCACCCCACGTTCAACCTGGGCGCCTTCGTGGTCGACATGGTCTTCATCGCGGTCGCCGACCTCTTCGTCGTCTTCCTGATCGTCACGCAGACCGCGAACACCTGATCCGCCGGGAGTGGTCACGCCTCGCGCCGCTCGAGCTGGGGCCAGAGGGCCATGAGGAGAATCACGCCGACGAGCGCCGCGGAGAGGCCCAGGGCTGTGGGAATCGTCGTCACGGGGAGGGTGCCCGCGAGCGCGAGGTCCGCCGCCAGCACGGAGGCGAGGAAGGCCGCTCCGGACACCGAGGCGATCCGGACCATGGAACGCTGGAGCGCGGACGCGACGCGCGCCCGGTCATCCCCGTCCAGGCGGGCCGTGTACAAGGGGACGAAGCGGTCTGCGAGGATGCGCAGCTCGACCGTGAGGAGGGCGAGGGTCAGGAAGGCCAGGGAGGCCGTCGCATCGAGACGCAGGACGGTCAGGTGGGCGGCGAAGTAGGTGAGCACGAGGAGCGCGAGCCCGAGGCGGCGCAAGGCGGCGTACCCGAACCGGAGCCCAAGGATCGTCGTGGCCAGGGAGGCGAGGAGGACCGCGAGGAGTTCCTGCGCGAGGAGGGCGGTGGGCGTCCCGAGGAAGTCCACGAAGGCCCAGGCGAACAGGACGAGGACCACGGCCAAGGGCAGGGTCCACAGGGTCGTCGCGATCATACGGGTCGAGGCCATGTCCGCATCCTCCGTAGCGGCAATGCCAGGGGCGTCGCGGGGTCCCAATCCACGACCTGGGCCACGGAGCGGAGGTGGGACACCAGGTTGGCCCGCTCCATCCGCAGGATCCGGTACGCGGTCTCCTGCTCCGGCGTGTGGGCGAACGCCGCGCGCTCGATCTCCAGCGGCGAGGGCGAGAGGATCGTCACGTCGTACCCCCGGGCCACGAGGCTCGTCACGGAATCGAGCGCGGTCCGGTCCGTCAGGGGCGAGATGAGCACGACCAGGGAGTCCCGCGGGAAGTACCGCGAGAGAACCCAGGCCACGAACGAGAAGGGCCACTCCCCGCCCGCCCGCACGTGGATCAGGTGGTCCAGGATCCGGTAGAGCTGCTTGCGTCCGAACGCGGGCGGCACCCAGTCGAGGACCTCGCGCTGGACGATGAGCCCGACCCGGTTCTTCGATTCGAGGACGTGCTCGGCGACGCCCAAGGCCGCGCGCACGCCCACTTCCACGGCGTTGCCCGTCACCGTGCCCACCGCGCTCTCCGCCCGGGCGTCCAGGAGGATCACGACGTCCCCCGAGCGCTCCCCCTGGTACTCGTTCGAGTACAGGGCGTCGAACCGCGCGGAGGCCTTCCAGTTGATCCGCCGCACGTCGTCCCCGGAGACGTACTCGCGGACCCCCCAGAACTCGGAGCCCGCCCCGATGTGCCGCGACGGCACGTGGCCGAACCAGGGGCGGGTGCGGCGCGGGCCCAGGCTAACGCGGGCCAGGGACTCGATCCCGGGGGCCACGATCATCGTGGACGTCGTCGGCACGACGAGGTCCTCGACCCCCAGGCCGAGGGGGTCCAGGGCGCGTACGCGCAAGGGCCCCAGGGTGAACTCCCCTTTCAGGGTCGGACGGACCGTGTACGCGAGGTCCGCGGTCTCCCCGGCCCCCAGGGACAGGATCGTGTGATTCGCTCCGCGGACCACCGCGAGCTCGGTCGGCAGCGTGTCGAGGCACTCGAGCAAGGCGATTGCGGCATCCTCGTTCGAGATGCGCAGGTGGACGTCCGCGTTGACGCCCACGGAGAGCCGGTCCCGCGACACGGTCCGGGCCACCTGGAGCGCGGGTCGCGACGGCGGATCTAGGGAGCCGAGGGCGAGGACGACGAGGGGCGGGAGCGCGAGCAGGACGAGCGGCCAGCTCCGCAACGCGAGGCCGCCGAGGAGCGCGATGAGGGCGACCGCGACGAGGGCGCTCGCGAGCGGCGTCCGCATGTCACGGCACCTTGGGGACGGGCACCTGGTTCAGGACGTCCTGGAGCACCGCGGTCGTGCGCACCCCGCGGATCCAGGGGTCCGGCTTCAGGATCATCCGGTGCGCCAGGGCGTACGGCGCGACGGCCTTCACATCGTCCGGGGTGATGAAATCGCGGTTCCCGAGGGCGGCCCGGGCCCGGGACAGCTTGAGCAGGGCGAGGGAGCCGCGGGGGCTTGCCCCGATCTCCACCTGGCTGTGGGTCCGAGTGGCGCCGACGATGGCCACCATGTAGGCATCCACGGCGGGGTCGACATGGACCGTCTCCACGGCCGCCTGGAGGGCACGGACCTCGTCCGCGGTCGTGATGGCGCGGACGGGCATGTCGTCGGACCGCCGCTCCTCGCGGCGGCGGAGGATCTCGACCTCCTGTTCGGGCGTCGGGTAGCCCACGTCGATCCGCAAGAGGAAGCGGTCCACCTGGGCCTCGGGGAGCGGGTACGTCCCCTCGTGCTCGATGGGGTTCTGGGTCGCGAGGACGAAGAACGGCGGTTCGAGGGGGAACGTCTGGCCCTCCAGGGTGGCCTGACGCTCCTGCATGGCCTCGAGGAGGGAGGACTGGGTCTTCGGCGGCGCACGGTTGATCTCGTCCGCCAGGAGGACGTTCGTGAAGATGGGACCGCGTCGCAGGACGAACTCCCCGGTCTTCCGGTCGAACACGTATGTGCCCGTGATGTCCGCGGGCAGGAGGTCGGGCGTGAATTGGACGCGCCGAAACGAGAGGCCGAGGGCCGCGGCGAAGGACTTCGCAATCAGGGTCTTCGCCACGCCGGGGACGTCCTCGATCAGGACGTGGCCGTCGGAGAGGACGCCCCAGAGCACGCGCTCCAGGACGGGCCGCTTCCCCACGATGACGTGCTCCAGCTCGTCCATCACGGCCTTCCCGCGCTCCGCAACGCTGCCCACGTTCATCGCCACGCCTCCATGTGATCCAAGACCTCGTTGAGTGCGAACGTAAAGCCGCCGTGCTCCCGGGAGCGGCGCACCCAGCGGTACCGTTCGTCGGAGTCCACGGTCGCGAGGAACAGGAAGTCCTCGAGGAGCGCATCGTGGAAGGAGGTCTGGAGGGCGTGGGGATCGGCCAGGAGCCTCCGCATGCCTTCGGGCGACAGGCCCCGCGCGAGCCGAAGGCGTTCCGCGAACGCCTCCCGCGCCCGGGACGAGACGGAGACCTGGCTGTACGTGAGGCCTGCCTCCGCCCGCCGGACCGTTGCGGCGAACGAGGTGAGCTCTCCCGCTCGCGCGCGGGGGACGGGCGTCCGTTTCAGGAGGGGGCGCGGCTCCGACGTTCTCCGGGCAACGCTCGCCCATGCGTAGATCGCGAGGACCGCAATGATGACGGAGCCCAGCCCCCAACGGATTGAGCCGCTGAACTGGGCCGCGTACAGGAGGTATCCCAAGAGGAAGACGGCGCCCACGATGACGGCCGCTTCGAGGGCGGCCATGCGCAGGGGCCGCGGGCGCGGCCGTCCGCGCATCTGGTCCTCCATGCGGGAGTAGAGGTCGCCTCGCCGGGGCATCTCACACCCCCAGGTCCGCCCGGATCTGCTCGAGGCTCTGGACGGCGCGATCCCGATCCGACTCCCCGAGCGCGTGCTCGCTGTAGCGCGCTTCCTCGAACAGGGAGGTCAAGGACTCCGCGGAATCGTGGGACACCGCGAGGCGCGTGATGGCCAAGCCCTCGAGCTCTCGCGGCGTGAGCGGCTCCTGCTCGGCGATCCCGCGTGCCCCGAGGAAGTAGCAGAAGCGCGCGTAGCACGCGAGGACGACCGTGCGCACGTCGCCCCCGAGTTGGAGCTCGCTGATCGCGGTCTCCACGGCCCGGACCGCCGCGAGGCGCCCCTGCCGGATCGGACCCGCCGGGCCGCGGCGTCCAAGGTTCAGGCCCACGCGGAGGAAGAGGGCGAGGGCCACGACGGCCCCGAACACTGCGGCGGCGAGGAAGATACCGAGCGGGATGCCGCCCGCGGACGGGATGGCGGTCGCGTTCGCGCCGCCATTCCCGCTCACGTTCCCCGCGCTCCCGGTTCTCCCTACCCGAGACACGATCTGAGGCCAAAGCAGGAGGAGCGCCATGAAGATCCCGAACGCGAGGATCATCGCGACCACGTCGGCCCAGGTCGTGGGCTTCAGGACCCGCTTCGCGCGGACTCCTCGCTGGCGCAGCAGCAGGGCGAGGACGAACGCGACGACCAGGCCGGCGATCGCGACTCCGAAGACGAGCTGCGCGACGATCGGGTCGAACAGGCCCCAAGGGTTCGCCGCGGTGGTCCCCGGCGTCCCCGGCCCGGGCATCTGCTCGCCGCCCGTGTTCAGGTTGGCCAGGTTGAAGGCCAGCCCCGCCGCGAGGAGCATGGCTAGGAAGAGCAGGAGGGGGATGGCCCACGCGGCCCTCCCCCGCGACGTCGACGGCACGCGGACGCCAACGTCGGAGGATGTCATAACGGTTTGCGGTATTGCCGCTCGAAGCCGGGCAGCCTCGTCAAGATTGGGAGCCCGCGAGCTCGGAGAAGAACCGTTCCCGCCGGCGACGACCGAGCCAGACGAAGACGGCGGCCAACACCACGGACGCGAGGGCCAGGATGAAGGCGACGAGCGCGCCCGCGGCGAAGGCATTCGGGAGCCCCAGCACGCTGCGGTCGGCTGCCGGTCCGGCAATCGGCGAGCCCATGTAGTTGTTCGCGGGGGCCGCGAAGAGGCCTCCCGGCGAGGCGAAGAGCAGGAGGAAGATGCCGATGGCTACGAGGGCAATCGCACTCGAGAGGGCGAGGACGATGGCGACCTTCTCGGGATGCAGCAGCTTCCGGCCTTTCGCGGTGAGCTCGTAGTAGATCCACTTGCGGCCCTCGTCCACGCGCTTCACGAGGCCCGCGGTCTGCAGCTTCTCCAGGTGCTCGAGGAGGGTCGGCTTGCTCAGGGAGAGGAGGGAGCTCAGGTCCGTGACCGTCTGCCGCCGCTCGTCGAGCCTCTTTAGGATGTCCACGCGGACCTCGGAGGCGAGGGCCTTGAAGCTCTCTTGGTCCAACGTAATCGTGGACGGTGCCGGAAGCATCGGGGTTCGCATGACCCAACGGCCTCTTCAGGTCATCCCCGTGATTCGGGATGAACCTAACGACGCGACCGGGAGAGCCCGCAAGGAACCGGATGGGTGCCGCCAGGGGGTGCTACCCGCGGGTCGGGGGACCGCCGTCGGGAGGCCCGCGTTCGCCGGAACAAAGGCTAAAGCGCAGCTACCGCGTGGGATGCGCGGAGTGGGGACCGTGGCGGCGGCGGAGAAGGTCAACCTGCGCGAGAAGCTCGGGAGGATCCACGAACTGTGGAGCCCGAAGATCCTGGCCCAGGTGAACGATGCGTACCTGAAGCTCGTCAAGGTGAAGGGCGAATACGTGTGGCACGACCACAAGCGGGAGGACGAGCTGTTCCTGGTCGTGCGCGGCCGGATCACCGTGCAGTTCCGCGACCACGACGTGGAACTCGTTGAGGGCGAATTCGTCGTCGTCCCGAAGGGAGTCGAACATCGCCCCGTGGCGGAGCAAGAGGCGGACGTCCTCCTGATCGAACCCACCACGACCGTGAACACGGGGAACGTGCGCGAGGCGCGGACGCAGACGGAGCTCGAGTGGATCTGACCGCTACTTCGGGACCTTCTGCCAGTCGTCCAGGAAGCGCTTCAGGCCCACGTCGGTCAGGGTGTGCCCCGCCATCTTCTTGAGAACGTCGAAGGGCACGGTGACGATGTCCGCACCGCGCTTCGCCGCCTCGATCACGTGGAGCGGATGGCGGATGGAGGCGACGAGCACCTCGCACTCCCAGTCGTAGTTGCGGAAGATCTGGACGATCTCCCGGATGACCTGCATCCCCTCCTGGCCCTGGTCGTCCAGGCGGCCGATGAAGGGGCTCACGTACTTGGCGCCCGCCTTGGCGGCCAGGATGGCTTGGTTCGCGCTGAAGATCAGGGTCGTGTTGATCCGGACGCCCTCCTTGGACAGGGCCTTGATCGCCTTGAGGCCCTCCGTGGTCATCTGGATCTTCACGACGACGTTCTTGTGGAGCTTCGCGAGCTTGCGGCCCTCCTTGATCATCTCGTCCGCCTGGGTCGACGTGACCTCGAGGCTGATCGGGCCGTCCACGAGGGCGAGGATGTCCTGAACGACCTCCGCCCACTTCCGCCCCGTCTTCGCGACGAGGCTGGGGTTCGTCGTGACCCCGTCGAGGACGCCCCACGAGGCCGCCTCGCGGATCTCGTCGATGTTCGCGGTATCGAGGAAGATCTTGACCATGGCCTTCCGCCGCGAGACGATAGCCGCGCCCTGTTAAGAGGATTTCCGCCCCTCCGGGAGGGGATGTCGCACCCCAAGCGAGGGAAGCTAGTTATGGTCCGCTCGGTTCCTCCCTGCCAGTGGCAGCCCGGCCGTCCCTTTGGCGGCACCGCGACTTCATGCTCCTCTGGATTGGCCAGAGTGTATCCCGGCTCGGCGACCAGTTCACGGGGTTCGCGCTCCCCGTTCTCGCGGTCGTCACGCTCCACCCGGGTGCGGGTGAGATGGGTGTCCTTGCCGCGGCGGGCACCTTGCCCTTCCTCCTGTTCGGCCTCCTGGTCGGCGTGTGGGTGGACCGCCTCCGGAAGCGGCCCGTCCTCATCGTGGGCGACCTCGGACGCGGGATTCTCGTGGGCTCGATCGCCCTCCTCGGCTTCGCGCACCTCCTGCAGATGACGTACCTGTATGCCTTCTCCTTCGCGGTGGGCGTACTCACCGTGTTCTTCGACATCGCGTACCAGGCGTACCTGCCCGTGCTCGTTCCGCGCGAAACCCTGACGGACGCGAACAGCAAGCTCGAGACGACGAGCACGATGGCCCAGGTCGCCGGCCCGAGCCTCGCGGGCGTCGTCGTCGAGCTGTTCACCGCGCCCGCCGCCATGGTCTTCGATGCGTTCTCCTTCTTCTTCTCGACCGGCGCGATGCTGCGCATCCGGAAGGACGAACCCAGGTCCGAGCGGTCGGCGCGAGGTTCCCTCCGGGCGGACCTCCGCGAGGGTCTCCATGTCGTCCTCGGAGAACCGCGGTTGCGGATGATCGCCGGCTGCACGGGCACCTCGAACTTCTTCTCGAGCGCGCTCTTCGCCCTCTTTGTCCTGTACGCGATCGACGAGCTCGGCTTCTCCCCGCTCGCCCTGGGCATCGTCCAGGCCATCGGCGCAGCGGGCGGCGTGGCGGGGGCGCTCGCCGCCACGCCCATCGCGAACCGAGTGGGCGTGGGCTGGGCCATCATCGTGGGCGCGGTGCTGTTTGGGTTCGCGGCAATCCCCATCCCGCTCGCGGCCGGCTCGCTTGCGTTCTGGATCATCGGGGCCAGCCTCGCGCTGACGTCGTTCGGCAGCCTCCTGTACAACATCAACCAGGTCAGCTTCCGTCAGACGATCGTCCCCATCCGGCTCCAGGGGCGGTTGAATGCCACGATGCGCACGATCGTATGGGGCACCTTGCCCCTGGGTGGCCTCGCGGGCGGCATCCTGGGGGAGACGTTCGGCCTCCGGCAGGCAATCCTCATCGCTGCGATCGGCGGTTGCTTCGCGTTCCTCTGGGTCCTCCTGTCCCCCGTCCGCGCCATCCGGGAGATGCCCGAGCCGGCCGCTTGAGAAGGCTCCGCCTCATCCGCGGATCAGAAAAAGGGGAAGGAAGGGTGGAAAGGAAAGGGGAAGGGGGGCCGCGAGGGCCCCTGAGCTCGTTCAGCCGAGGGCCGTTACGATCCGCTTCAGGAGCGGCCGGCGCTCGACGAACCCGAGGTTCTGGAGAATCCCGTCGAATCCGAGGAACCGGCCGGGGACCAGGAACACGAACGCGACGAAGAGCAGGATGTAGATCACGTACTGGCTCACGAGCGCGTTGCTCGACAGGAGGAAGGAGAAGTACGAGCCCGTGAATCCCTTGCTCATCGCGGGGAGCGTGGACAGGTACAGGAGCGCGCTCACGAGGGCGCCGCTGACCCCGCCGACCCGAGTGGCGACCCCGAAGATCAGGGAGATCCCGATCAGGAGTTCGCCGTACACCAGGAGGTATTCCACGGCCAGGTTGCCCGACATGCTCGTGAACAGGAACGCGATAGGTCCGCCCACATGGGACAGGAATCCCGACGTCGCCAGCTTGCCACCCAGCTCGGTCTCAATCTTCTCATAGCCCCCGTACAGGAACATGAACCCAAGTGCCAGGCGCAGGGCGAAGATGGACCAGGCCCGCCCGGACTTGAGGCTCTTCCCGAACAAGGTTTGCACCAGTGTCTTGTGCTCGCTCTCGTTTGCGTAAGCCCCCATCGGCTTCACCTCGGGACCGCCCATTTCTGCCGTCCGCTAAGAGAAGTATTGACATACACTTCATTCGAATATATACGGATTCGAAACATGGAAGGATACCGCGATCGCCGACCGGCCTCTTCCCTGTCCGAAGGCCCTACAGATGTAGTCGGCAGGCGGGGTATGTACTTGGCCTTCAGGAAGGGGTCGGAGGAGCGGAGCAGCCCCGAGGACGACGAGCCCGCCCCTGACGACCAAAGGCACGCCGATCGCCCGGGAGGTCAGGAGGGGCCGACAGTGCCGCTTCTCGACGAAGCTCACGGCGGAGATCCCCGCCATCCAGACGAGGCTCATCGCCCCGGAGGCGAACAGGACGGGCACGATCTGCCCCTCCCGGTCATGCGCTCCACCCAACCGGTTTCGGGCGGCCCAACGAGGTATCATCCGGGACCGGTAAAGCGACCGGGTGGTCAGCGGCCGCGGCGTTTCATGACGCCGTGGGCCGCCTCCGCGACCTTCGCGGCGGTCAGGCCGTACTTCGAGAACAGCTCTTCGGCCTCCCCGCTCTCCCCGAAGACGTCGTGCACGCCGACGAACGCCATGGGGACCGGATGGTTCTCGACCACGGCGGAGGCCACCGCGCCGCCAATGCCATGGACCGTCGAGTGCTCCTCCGCGGTCACGATGCCACCGGTCTCCCGCGCCGCTCTGTCCACGGTGGCCACGTCGAGGGGCTTCACGGTCGACAGGTTGATCACGCGGGCGCTCACCTTCTCCCTGGCGAGCGCCTCCGCGGCGACAAGGCAGCGGGACACCATCGTGCCGCAGCCGATGAGCGTGATGTCGGAGCCGTCCCGCATCACGGTGGCCTTCCCGACTTGGAAGCGATCCTCGGGCCCCGTGAGGGTCGGGACGTTGGACCGGGAGAACCGGCAGTAGACGGGCCCCTGGGTGGCCACCGCGGCGTCCACGCACCGGGCCGTCTCCGGGCCGTCCGCAGGCACCAGGACGGTCATCCCTGGGAGACCGCGCATGAGGCCGATGTCCTCGTTGATCTGGTGCGTGGCTCCGTCGGGGCCGACGCTGAGCCCCGCATGGGAGCAGAAGATCTTCACGTTGAGCTTCGTGTACGCGACGTTCTGGCGGATGATGTTGTACGTGTGCGCGCTGCCGAACACGGAGTACGTGGAGGCGAAGGCGATCTTCCCCGCGGCCGCCAGTCCCGCGGCGATGCTCATCATGTTGGGCTCCGCGATCCCCACCTGGAACAGCCGCTCGGGGAACGCCTTGCCGAAGTCCACGGTCTTGATGGACTCCGTGGTGTCCGCCCCCACGACGACAACGTCCTCGTTCCGCTTCCCGGCCTCGACGAGGGCCTTGCCGAAGTACCCGCGCGGGCTCTCGCTCTTCCACGGCTGCGGCAGGGTCACGAGGGCACCACCAGCTCGGCGAGGGCCTGCTTGTACTCCTCCTCCGTGGTTGCGGCCCCGTGGTACTTGATCTTGTTCTCCATGAAGGAGACGCCCTTGCCCTTGACCGTGCGGGCGATGATCACCGTGGGCCGGCCTTTCGTCCGCTGCGCCTCGTCGATCGCCGCGAGGATCTGGCGGAAGTCGTGGCCGTCGATCGTGAGCGCGTGCCAGTTGAACGCCCGCCACTTGTCCATGAGCGGCTCCAGGGGCATGATGTCCTCCGTGCGCCCCTCCTGCTGGATCCCGTTCCGGTCGACGAACGCCGTGACGTTGTCGAGCCCGTACTTCGCGCCCGCCATCGCGGCCTCCCACGTCTGCCCGACGTCCTGCTCGCCGTCCCCCATGATGCAGTACACGCGCCAGGGCTTGTGGTCGATCCTCGCCGCCAGGGCGAGGCCCACGGAGAAGGAGAGCCCCTGCCCTTCCGCGCCCGCGGCGTTCTCCACCCCGGGCGTCGTCCCGAGCTCGGGATGGCCCTGGAGGCGGCTGTTCATCCTGCGGAAAGTAAGGAGCTCCTCGACGGGAAAGAAGCCCCGCTCCGCGAGCGCCGCGTACCAGACCGGGCACGCGTGGCCCTTGCTCAGCACGAACCGATCACGATCCGGCCACGTCGGATTCTTCGGATCGACGCGGAGCACGTGGAAGTAGAGTGCGGTCACGAGGTCGCACGCGCTCAGCGAGCCGCCGGGATGGCCACTCTGGGCGTGATGGGTCATCTCGATGATGTGCCGCCGGAGGATCGTCGCCTGCTTCTTGAGATCCGCGATCGTCTCCTCGGTGATCTCCGCCATGGCCCGCCTCCCGCCCGACCCCCGCGCGCTCGGGGGAATGCGGCGGGAGAAGACGCGGTGGACTTAAGGGCTTTGGTGGGTCGAGTCCGACGAATCGACCCGCTGCGGCGTGACCATGACCGCGGGGGCTTGAAGGAGCCCGAAAGAGCTCACAGGCGTTCGATGAGCGACGGGAGGGGCTCCGACGTCCGCGGAGTCGGCTTCCGTCGCCTCCGAATCCATACGAGAGCAGTGACCGCGGCGACCACGATGACCACGGCGATGAGGGCCCAAAGGGGCGCCTCCGGGGAACCGGGTGGAACCGATGTCCCTCCGGCCGCGTTCACGTCCGTCCACGTGTTCGTGTTTAGGTCGTAGGACCAAGTGTCGGCCAAGAACACGTTCGTCGCGTTGCGGCCTCCGAACAGCACGATCCGGTCCGACTGGGAATCGTACGCCATGGCGGGACGGACTCGCGCCTCGGGTCCCACCGCTGG includes:
- a CDS encoding MFS transporter, translating into MAARPSLWRHRDFMLLWIGQSVSRLGDQFTGFALPVLAVVTLHPGAGEMGVLAAAGTLPFLLFGLLVGVWVDRLRKRPVLIVGDLGRGILVGSIALLGFAHLLQMTYLYAFSFAVGVLTVFFDIAYQAYLPVLVPRETLTDANSKLETTSTMAQVAGPSLAGVVVELFTAPAAMVFDAFSFFFSTGAMLRIRKDEPRSERSARGSLRADLREGLHVVLGEPRLRMIAGCTGTSNFFSSALFALFVLYAIDELGFSPLALGIVQAIGAAGGVAGALAATPIANRVGVGWAIIVGAVLFGFAAIPIPLAAGSLAFWIIGASLALTSFGSLLYNINQVSFRQTIVPIRLQGRLNATMRTIVWGTLPLGGLAGGILGETFGLRQAILIAAIGGCFAFLWVLLSPVRAIREMPEPAA
- a CDS encoding DUF58 domain-containing protein, producing MRTPLASALVAVALIALLGGLALRSWPLVLLALPPLVVLALGSLDPPSRPALQVARTVSRDRLSVGVNADVHLRISNEDAAIALLECLDTLPTELAVVRGANHTILSLGAGETADLAYTVRPTLKGEFTLGPLRVRALDPLGLGVEDLVVPTTSTMIVAPGIESLARVSLGPRRTRPWFGHVPSRHIGAGSEFWGVREYVSGDDVRRINWKASARFDALYSNEYQGERSGDVVILLDARAESAVGTVTGNAVEVGVRAALGVAEHVLESKNRVGLIVQREVLDWVPPAFGRKQLYRILDHLIHVRAGGEWPFSFVAWVLSRYFPRDSLVVLISPLTDRTALDSVTSLVARGYDVTILSPSPLEIERAAFAHTPEQETAYRILRMERANLVSHLRSVAQVVDWDPATPLALPLRRMRTWPRPV
- the fsa gene encoding fructose-6-phosphate aldolase, whose translation is MVKIFLDTANIDEIREAASWGVLDGVTTNPSLVAKTGRKWAEVVQDILALVDGPISLEVTSTQADEMIKEGRKLAKLHKNVVVKIQMTTEGLKAIKALSKEGVRINTTLIFSANQAILAAKAGAKYVSPFIGRLDDQGQEGMQVIREIVQIFRNYDWECEVLVASIRHPLHVIEAAKRGADIVTVPFDVLKKMAGHTLTDVGLKRFLDDWQKVPK
- a CDS encoding cupin domain-containing protein — translated: MGTVAAAEKVNLREKLGRIHELWSPKILAQVNDAYLKLVKVKGEYVWHDHKREDELFLVVRGRITVQFRDHDVELVEGEFVVVPKGVEHRPVAEQEADVLLIEPTTTVNTGNVREARTQTELEWI
- a CDS encoding MoxR family ATPase, producing MNVGSVAERGKAVMDELEHVIVGKRPVLERVLWGVLSDGHVLIEDVPGVAKTLIAKSFAAALGLSFRRVQFTPDLLPADITGTYVFDRKTGEFVLRRGPIFTNVLLADEINRAPPKTQSSLLEAMQERQATLEGQTFPLEPPFFVLATQNPIEHEGTYPLPEAQVDRFLLRIDVGYPTPEQEVEILRRREERRSDDMPVRAITTADEVRALQAAVETVHVDPAVDAYMVAIVGATRTHSQVEIGASPRGSLALLKLSRARAALGNRDFITPDDVKAVAPYALAHRMILKPDPWIRGVRTTAVLQDVLNQVPVPKVP
- a CDS encoding DUF4129 domain-containing protein, translated to MPSTSRGRAAWAIPLLLFLAMLLAAGLAFNLANLNTGGEQMPGPGTPGTTAANPWGLFDPIVAQLVFGVAIAGLVVAFVLALLLRQRGVRAKRVLKPTTWADVVAMILAFGIFMALLLLWPQIVSRVGRTGSAGNVSGNGGANATAIPSAGGIPLGIFLAAAVFGAVVALALFLRVGLNLGRRGPAGPIRQGRLAAVRAVETAISELQLGGDVRTVVLACYARFCYFLGARGIAEQEPLTPRELEGLAITRLAVSHDSAESLTSLFEEARYSEHALGESDRDRAVQSLEQIRADLGV
- a CDS encoding winged helix-turn-helix domain-containing protein, whose product is MRTPMLPAPSTITLDQESFKALASEVRVDILKRLDERRQTVTDLSSLLSLSKPTLLEHLEKLQTAGLVKRVDEGRKWIYYELTAKGRKLLHPEKVAIVLALSSAIALVAIGIFLLLFASPGGLFAAPANNYMGSPIAGPAADRSVLGLPNAFAAGALVAFILALASVVLAAVFVWLGRRRRERFFSELAGSQS